One window of Alosa sapidissima isolate fAloSap1 chromosome 21, fAloSap1.pri, whole genome shotgun sequence genomic DNA carries:
- the LOC121696075 gene encoding E3 ubiquitin-protein ligase RING2-A-like, with protein sequence MANPVNIQAPSKTWELSLYELHRTPQEAIMDGTEIAISPRSLHSELMCPICLDMLKKTMTTKECLHRFCNDCIVTALRSGNKECPTCRKKLVSKRSLRHDPNFDALISKIYPSRDEYEAHQRRALDRFKQLHNPQPLILSIEEGIRLQAKYRPLRVRKAQQDDGDNTTFSGDEENADARSHASHDSAPSHQTSLLTNHAAEAGPSRAKRPHGSDESGPEADGESPTPPRKLQRNSTKSEIELVFHPHPLLVNTDLHSQTRYVKTTANATVDHLSKYLALRIALEERQTDRPAEEPGVGETADGDEDSRTRAPVRLRDVSEKQYTIYITTSGGQFSTLNGSLTLELVNEKYWKVNKPLELYYAPTQDQPQQQQQSPPQPEKSSSSQL encoded by the exons ATGGCAAACCCAGTGAACATCCAGGCTCCTAGTAAGACCTGGGAGCTGAGTTTATATGAGTTGCACAGAACTCCCCAG GAAGCCATCATGGATGGAACAGAAATTGCCATATCTCCCCGAAGTCTCCATAGTGAGCTGATGTGTCCCATCTGTCTGGATATGCTCAAAAAGACCATGACCACTAAAGAGTGCCTGCATCGCTTCTGTAATGACTGTATTGTCACTGCCCTCAGATCAGG gaACAAAGAGTGCCCTACCTGCCGCAAGAAGCTGGTGTCAAAGCGTTCGCTTCGCCACGACCCCAATTTCGACGCCCTCATCTCGAAGATCTACCCGAGCCGGGACGAGTACGAGGCCCATCAGCGGCGCGCGCTGGACCGCTTCAAGCAGCTGCACAACCCACAGCCGCTCATCCTCAGCATCGAGGAGGGCATCCGCCTGCAGGCCAAATACAG ACCTCTGCGGGTGCGCAAAGCTCAGCAGGACGACGGTGACAACACAACCTTCAGTGGTGACGAGGAGAACGCAGACGCCCGCTCTCATGCCTCCCACGACTCTGCCCCCTCGCACCAGACCTCCCTCCTGACCAATCACGCCGCAGAGGCGGGGCCAAGCCGAGCCAAGAGGCCACACGGGTCCGACGAGTCGGGTCCCGAGGCAGACGGCGAGAGCCCCACCCCACCTCGCAAGCTGCAGCGCAACAGCACCAAGTCCGAGATCGAGCTGGTGTTCCACCCACACCCCCTGCTAGTGAACACTGACCTGCACAGCCAGACAAG ATATGTCAAAACAACTGCCAATGCCACAGTGGACCACCTCTCCAAGTACCTGGCCTTGCGTATCGCCctggaggagagacagacagatcgTCCGGCGGAGGAGCCTGGCGTAGGAGAGACAGCAGATGGGGATGAGGACAGCAGGACAAGGGCTCCTGTCCGTCTTCGAGATGTCAGTGAGAAGCAGTACACCATCTACATCACCACCAGCGGCGGCCAGTTCTCT ACTCTGAATGGTTCCCTGACTCTGGAGCTAGTGAATGAGAAGTATTGGAAGGTGAACAAACCTCTGGAGCTCTACTACGCTCCCACCCAGGAccagccacagcagcagcagcagtctccTCCACAGCCAGAGAAGTCATCTTCATCACAGCTGTAA
- the rps18 gene encoding 40S ribosomal protein S18, with product MSLVIPEKFQHILRVLNTNIDGRRKIAFAITAIKGVGRRYAHVVLRKADIDLSKRAGELTEDEVERVITIMQNPRQYKIPDWFLNRQKDVKDGKYSQVLANGLDNKLREDLERLKKIRAHRGLRHFWGLRVRGQHTKTTGRRGRTVGVSKKK from the exons ATG TCTCTGGTTATTCCTGAGAAGTTCCAGCACATCCTTCGTGTTCTTAACACGAACATTGACGGTAGGAGGAAGATCGCCTTCGCCATCACAGCCATTAAG GGTGTGGGTAGACGATATGCCCATGTCGTCCTGAGGAAGGCTGATATCGACCTCAGCAAGAGGGCTGGAGAACTCACAGAGGATGAG GTTGAAAGGGTCATCACCATTATGCAGAACCCCCGCCAGTACAAAATCCCTGACTGGTTCCTCAACAGACAGAAAGACGTCAAGGATGGCAAGTACAGCCAG GTCCTTGCAAACGGTCTGGACAACAAGCTGAGAGAAGATCTGGAGAGACTGAAGAAAATCAGGGCTCACCGTGGTCTCAGGCACTTCTGGGG tCTGCGTGTGCGTGGCCAGCACACCAAGACTACCGGTCGTCGTGGTCGCACCGTTGGTGTGTCCAAGAAGAAGTAA